A portion of the Thunnus albacares chromosome 5, fThuAlb1.1, whole genome shotgun sequence genome contains these proteins:
- the arhgap4b gene encoding SLIT-ROBO Rho GTPase-activating protein 3 isoform X2 — translation MMTSHGKLRREKGSLAEYESQMKDLRAQLTDQIKILDSQVEVKQQQLSDLSEFLRRRGDIEAEYARALDKLTERFTHKTKKKEQWGQSVSQVWSVLLTQTRLESREHAALGDTCCNTLTQRLVHSTEDTHRLHKRSKEVGIQMQDELLKVTTELQTALKTYNQYHTDCLIAEGKLKEAERLEERHTGKTAELGPGQSGGQRRSSVKKMERLMEKRQGRVQETQLKCTKARNDYLLNLAAANAAMNKYYLQDVSTLIDCCDLGFHLSMERVMKCYLIGRWRIQKTEEAGLKQLETAVTSLDQGGDRDALLQQHDTAFCLPFRFNYHPHEGDQVCEVSAESQVRYELETRFQQLQSRLAAVTLETEEVSKTLKATLTALLDTMCDSDCNPSPDVPSTLSHEPPGGSTAPKLTLAKRRANQQETETYYFTKVKEFLTSSSLTSKLQAKHDLLQDAIQKAEAVDTDPSRRRRRMSRTQSSGQQIPVVVESCIRFINLHGLHHEGIFRVPGSQREVNLIRDAFERGEDPLSDSECDLDSVAGVLKLYFRGLEPPLFPYDSYSQLLECVQIEGVTEKAAQIKAIVSTFPRPLLIVLRYLFAFLNHVSQYSDENMMQPYNLAVCFGPSLLRGVDSDDAVARQPQVNDLVKTMILQHDTIFPSQSELPGPVYEKHMTLEQEYCEPITEEGDGETEHLPSEDEWEAVAMFDYVARSPAELSFKQGELLILHSKASCDWWRGEVGGVKGLIPHKYINVLEGSERGKREEGGGGGGGGSTGNLTAEDPQTENTTRMRVNSDSASLPGRQRGSEGSPNRKPPTSPATRHLPVSQERRHTLDTVRQGGFRPTDRPPFGQAERSTVDKEMISRQMNSVFKELLSRQPPMQPSALPTAAAPAPSSSSSSSSSSLPQAAPAAKKVGFGIRGRALFRPVD, via the exons atgatgacatcacatggAAAGCTGAGGAGGGAGAAGGGAAGTCTGGCCGAGTATGAATCACAGATGAAAG ACCTGCGGGCCCAGCTGACAGACCAGATAAAGATTTTAGATTCTCAGGTGGaggtgaaacagcagcagctctcagaCCTCTCTGAGTTTCTCCGCCGCCGAGGCGACATTGAGGCGGAATATGCTCGTGCTCTCGACAAACTCACAGAGAGGTTCACCCACAAGACTAAAAA gaaggAGCAGTGGGGTCAGTCTGTGTCTCAGGTCTGGTCCGTTTTACTGACTCAGACTCGTCTGGAGAGTCGGGAACATGCAGCGCTGGGTGACACCTGCtgcaacacactcacacagcgaCTGGTGCACAGTACGGAGGATACACACCGCTTGCACAAACGG AGCAAAGAAGTTGGAATCCAGATGCAGGATGAGCTGCTAAAAGTCACCACTGAACTGCAGACG GCTCTGAAGACGTATAACCAGTACCATACAGACTGTCTGATAGCTGAGGGGAAACTGAAGGAGGCCGAGCGGTTGGAGGAAAGACACACCGGAAAGACAGCCGAGCTTGGTCCTGGCCAATCAGGGGGACAGAGGCGGAGTTCTGTCAAGAAGATGGAGAGATTAATGGAGAAG agGCAAGGCAGAGTGCAGGAGACCCAGTTGAAGTGTACCAAGGCTCGAAATGACTACCTGCTGAATCTAGCAGCAGCAAATGCAGCCATGAATAAGTACTACCTGCAGGACGTCAGCACTCTCATCGAC TGCTGCGACCTGGGTTTCCATCTGTCTATGGAGAGGGTGATGAAGTGCTACCTGATCGGTAGGTGGCGCATCCAGAAGACAGAAGAGGCAGGGCTCAAGCAGCTGGAGACTGCTGTGACATCGCTGGACCAGGGTGGAGACAGAGATGCGTTGCTACAGCAGCACGACACAGCCTTCTGCCTTCCGTTCAGATTCAACTACCACCCGCATGAGGGAGACCAG gtgtGTGAGGTTAGTGCGGAGAGCCAGGTGAGGTACGAGCTGGAGACCAGGTTCCAGCAGCTTCAGTCTCGACTCGCTGCTGTTACCTTGGAAACAGAGGAG GTCAGTAAAACACTTAAAGCCACCCTCACAGCCCTGCTGGACACCATGTGTGACAGTGACTGTAACCCCTCCCCCGACGTGCCCAGCACCCTATCACATGAGCCCCCTGGAGGAAGCACCGCCCCCAAACTTACCCTTGCCAAGCGTCGAGCCAATCAGCAGGAGACAGAGACCTACTATTTTACA AAAGTGAAGGAGTTCCTCACCAGCAGTTCTCTGACTTCCAAACTTCAAGCCAAACATGATCTTCTACAAGATGCCATACAGAAAG CTGAGGCCGTAGACACTGACCCTTCCAG aagaagaaggagaatgTCTCGGACACAG AGCTCTGGGCAGCAGATTCCTGTGGTGGTTGAAAGCTGCATCCGTTTCATAAACCTTCACG gtCTCCACCATGAAGGAATATTCAGAGTTCCCGGGTCGCAAAGGGAGGTTAACCTCATCAGAGATGCATTTGAGAGAG GAGAGGATCCTCTGTCGGACAGTGAGTGTGACCTGGACTCTGTGGCTGGTGTGTTGAAGCTTTACTTCAGGGGCCTCGAGCCTCCTCTCTTCCCTTATGACAGCTACTCTCAGCTGCTGGAGTGTGTCC aaATTGAGGGTGTGACTGAGAAAGCTGCCCAGATTAAAGCGATTGTCTCCACCTTCCCACGGCCTCTGCTCATCGTATTACGTTACCTTTTCGCATTCCTCAATCA TGTGTCTCAGTATAGCGATGAGAACATGATGCAGCCCTACAACCTGGCCGTTTGCTTCGGTCCAAGCCTGCTGAGGGGGGTTGATTCTGATGACGCTGTTGCTAGGCAGCCACAGGTCAATGACCTTGTCAAAACTATGATCCTCCAACATGACACCatcttccccagccaatcagaattgCCAGGCCCTGTCTATGAGAAGCACATGACTCTGGAGCAGGAGTACTG TGAACCAATCACGGAGGAGGGAGACGGAGAGACAGAGCATCTGCCCAGTGAGGACG agTGGGAGGCAGTGGCTATGTTCGACTACGTGGCGAGATCTCCAGCTGAGCTGTCATTCAAGCAGGGAGAGCTTCTTATCCTTCACAGCAAGGCCTCCTGTGATTGGTGGAGAGGCGAAGTGGGAGGGGTTAAGGGTCTCATTCCTCACAAGTACATCAATGTGCTGGAAGG GTCAGAGCgagggaaaagagaggaaggaggaggaggaggaggaggaggcagcacTGGAAATCTGACAGCAGAAGATCCACAGACGGAGAACACAACTcg GATGCGGGTGAACAGTGACAGTGCTTCGTTGccagggagacagagaggaagtgagGGGAGCCCCAATCGAAAGCCACCAACCTCCCCCGCCACACGTCACCTGCCAGT GTCTCAGGAGCGAAGACACACTTTGGACACTGTGAGACAGGGTGGCTTCAGACCCACTGACAGACCTCCATTTGGTCAGGCAGAAAGATCAACGGTGGACAAG GAGATGATCAGTCGTCAGATGAACTCGGTGTTCAAGGAGCTCCTGTCTCGCCAGCCTCCCATGCAGCCGTCCGCCCTCCCCACCGCTGCTGCCCCtgctccctcttcttcctcctcctcctcctcttcctcccttcctcaAGCTGCCCCTGCTGCCAAAAAAGTAGGATTCGGCATCAGAGGACGGGCCCTTTTCAGACCAGTGGACTAA
- the arhgap4b gene encoding SLIT-ROBO Rho GTPase-activating protein 3 isoform X1, protein MMTSHGKLRREKGSLAEYESQMKDLRAQLTDQIKILDSQVEVKQQQLSDLSEFLRRRGDIEAEYARALDKLTERFTHKTKKKEQWGQSVSQVWSVLLTQTRLESREHAALGDTCCNTLTQRLVHSTEDTHRLHKRSKEVGIQMQDELLKVTTELQTALKTYNQYHTDCLIAEGKLKEAERLEERHTGKTAELGPGQSGGQRRSSVKKMERLMEKRQGRVQETQLKCTKARNDYLLNLAAANAAMNKYYLQDVSTLIDCCDLGFHLSMERVMKCYLIGRWRIQKTEEAGLKQLETAVTSLDQGGDRDALLQQHDTAFCLPFRFNYHPHEGDQVCEVSAESQVRYELETRFQQLQSRLAAVTLETEEVSKTLKATLTALLDTMCDSDCNPSPDVPSTLSHEPPGGSTAPKLTLAKRRANQQETETYYFTKVKEFLTSSSLTSKLQAKHDLLQDAIQKAEAVDTDPSRMQCARSVRVRRSRPVSQFCHTLFTTDIVSYIQSSGQQIPVVVESCIRFINLHGLHHEGIFRVPGSQREVNLIRDAFERGEDPLSDSECDLDSVAGVLKLYFRGLEPPLFPYDSYSQLLECVQIEGVTEKAAQIKAIVSTFPRPLLIVLRYLFAFLNHVSQYSDENMMQPYNLAVCFGPSLLRGVDSDDAVARQPQVNDLVKTMILQHDTIFPSQSELPGPVYEKHMTLEQEYCEPITEEGDGETEHLPSEDEWEAVAMFDYVARSPAELSFKQGELLILHSKASCDWWRGEVGGVKGLIPHKYINVLEGSERGKREEGGGGGGGGSTGNLTAEDPQTENTTRMRVNSDSASLPGRQRGSEGSPNRKPPTSPATRHLPVSQERRHTLDTVRQGGFRPTDRPPFGQAERSTVDKEMISRQMNSVFKELLSRQPPMQPSALPTAAAPAPSSSSSSSSSSLPQAAPAAKKVGFGIRGRALFRPVD, encoded by the exons atgatgacatcacatggAAAGCTGAGGAGGGAGAAGGGAAGTCTGGCCGAGTATGAATCACAGATGAAAG ACCTGCGGGCCCAGCTGACAGACCAGATAAAGATTTTAGATTCTCAGGTGGaggtgaaacagcagcagctctcagaCCTCTCTGAGTTTCTCCGCCGCCGAGGCGACATTGAGGCGGAATATGCTCGTGCTCTCGACAAACTCACAGAGAGGTTCACCCACAAGACTAAAAA gaaggAGCAGTGGGGTCAGTCTGTGTCTCAGGTCTGGTCCGTTTTACTGACTCAGACTCGTCTGGAGAGTCGGGAACATGCAGCGCTGGGTGACACCTGCtgcaacacactcacacagcgaCTGGTGCACAGTACGGAGGATACACACCGCTTGCACAAACGG AGCAAAGAAGTTGGAATCCAGATGCAGGATGAGCTGCTAAAAGTCACCACTGAACTGCAGACG GCTCTGAAGACGTATAACCAGTACCATACAGACTGTCTGATAGCTGAGGGGAAACTGAAGGAGGCCGAGCGGTTGGAGGAAAGACACACCGGAAAGACAGCCGAGCTTGGTCCTGGCCAATCAGGGGGACAGAGGCGGAGTTCTGTCAAGAAGATGGAGAGATTAATGGAGAAG agGCAAGGCAGAGTGCAGGAGACCCAGTTGAAGTGTACCAAGGCTCGAAATGACTACCTGCTGAATCTAGCAGCAGCAAATGCAGCCATGAATAAGTACTACCTGCAGGACGTCAGCACTCTCATCGAC TGCTGCGACCTGGGTTTCCATCTGTCTATGGAGAGGGTGATGAAGTGCTACCTGATCGGTAGGTGGCGCATCCAGAAGACAGAAGAGGCAGGGCTCAAGCAGCTGGAGACTGCTGTGACATCGCTGGACCAGGGTGGAGACAGAGATGCGTTGCTACAGCAGCACGACACAGCCTTCTGCCTTCCGTTCAGATTCAACTACCACCCGCATGAGGGAGACCAG gtgtGTGAGGTTAGTGCGGAGAGCCAGGTGAGGTACGAGCTGGAGACCAGGTTCCAGCAGCTTCAGTCTCGACTCGCTGCTGTTACCTTGGAAACAGAGGAG GTCAGTAAAACACTTAAAGCCACCCTCACAGCCCTGCTGGACACCATGTGTGACAGTGACTGTAACCCCTCCCCCGACGTGCCCAGCACCCTATCACATGAGCCCCCTGGAGGAAGCACCGCCCCCAAACTTACCCTTGCCAAGCGTCGAGCCAATCAGCAGGAGACAGAGACCTACTATTTTACA AAAGTGAAGGAGTTCCTCACCAGCAGTTCTCTGACTTCCAAACTTCAAGCCAAACATGATCTTCTACAAGATGCCATACAGAAAG CTGAGGCCGTAGACACTGACCCTTCCAG aatgcaatGTGCTCGGTCAGTACGTGTTCGGAGGTCCAGACCTGTTTCCCAATTCTGCCATACACTCTTCACCACAGACATAGTCTCCTACATACAG AGCTCTGGGCAGCAGATTCCTGTGGTGGTTGAAAGCTGCATCCGTTTCATAAACCTTCACG gtCTCCACCATGAAGGAATATTCAGAGTTCCCGGGTCGCAAAGGGAGGTTAACCTCATCAGAGATGCATTTGAGAGAG GAGAGGATCCTCTGTCGGACAGTGAGTGTGACCTGGACTCTGTGGCTGGTGTGTTGAAGCTTTACTTCAGGGGCCTCGAGCCTCCTCTCTTCCCTTATGACAGCTACTCTCAGCTGCTGGAGTGTGTCC aaATTGAGGGTGTGACTGAGAAAGCTGCCCAGATTAAAGCGATTGTCTCCACCTTCCCACGGCCTCTGCTCATCGTATTACGTTACCTTTTCGCATTCCTCAATCA TGTGTCTCAGTATAGCGATGAGAACATGATGCAGCCCTACAACCTGGCCGTTTGCTTCGGTCCAAGCCTGCTGAGGGGGGTTGATTCTGATGACGCTGTTGCTAGGCAGCCACAGGTCAATGACCTTGTCAAAACTATGATCCTCCAACATGACACCatcttccccagccaatcagaattgCCAGGCCCTGTCTATGAGAAGCACATGACTCTGGAGCAGGAGTACTG TGAACCAATCACGGAGGAGGGAGACGGAGAGACAGAGCATCTGCCCAGTGAGGACG agTGGGAGGCAGTGGCTATGTTCGACTACGTGGCGAGATCTCCAGCTGAGCTGTCATTCAAGCAGGGAGAGCTTCTTATCCTTCACAGCAAGGCCTCCTGTGATTGGTGGAGAGGCGAAGTGGGAGGGGTTAAGGGTCTCATTCCTCACAAGTACATCAATGTGCTGGAAGG GTCAGAGCgagggaaaagagaggaaggaggaggaggaggaggaggaggcagcacTGGAAATCTGACAGCAGAAGATCCACAGACGGAGAACACAACTcg GATGCGGGTGAACAGTGACAGTGCTTCGTTGccagggagacagagaggaagtgagGGGAGCCCCAATCGAAAGCCACCAACCTCCCCCGCCACACGTCACCTGCCAGT GTCTCAGGAGCGAAGACACACTTTGGACACTGTGAGACAGGGTGGCTTCAGACCCACTGACAGACCTCCATTTGGTCAGGCAGAAAGATCAACGGTGGACAAG GAGATGATCAGTCGTCAGATGAACTCGGTGTTCAAGGAGCTCCTGTCTCGCCAGCCTCCCATGCAGCCGTCCGCCCTCCCCACCGCTGCTGCCCCtgctccctcttcttcctcctcctcctcctcttcctcccttcctcaAGCTGCCCCTGCTGCCAAAAAAGTAGGATTCGGCATCAGAGGACGGGCCCTTTTCAGACCAGTGGACTAA
- the zgc:103759 gene encoding U8 snoRNA-decapping enzyme: MASGQLSRAEALVCSDCRHACHVMLYSDTKTRLFGKIPIKHIILMQMRFDGLLGFPGGLVNLSEETLEEGLGRELLEELGVALPISVEDHVDSCHAPASSPSSSRLITHFYVKKMEEEQIREVESAAASTATDHGQEVLGMVRVPLYITKGGGGLSSFLSHSFIGNARSQLVDALLRFNLVTPKELHKALTHSLKTNMHTTEDLQAALTLTEAKRKRF, encoded by the exons GTCGAGGGCGGAGGCATTGGTATGTTCAGACTGCAGGCATGCATGCCATGTGATGCTCTACTCTGACACGAAAACTCGGCTGTTTGGAAAAATCCCCATTAAACATATCATACTG ATGCAGATGCGCTTTGATGGTCTGCTGGGTTTCCCTGGCGG GCTCGTTAACCTATCGGAGGAGACCCTGGAAGAAGGGCTTGGCAGGGAATTACTGGAGGAGCTGGGCGTGGCTCTTCCTATATCGGTAGAAGATCATGTGGACTCTTGCCATGCCCCTGcatcctccccttcctcctcccgTCTTATCACTCACTTCTACGTgaagaagatggaggaggagcagaTTAGGGAGGTGGAGAGCGCGGCTGCATCCACAGCAACAGATCATGGACAGGAg gTTCTGGGAATGGTCAGAGTCCCACTCTACATCACAAAAGGTGGGGGAGGCCTCTCGTCTTTCCTGTCACACTCATTCATCGGCAACGCTCGCTCACAGCTGGTCGACGCTCTGCTGCGCTTCAACCTGGTCACCCCCAAGGAACTGCACAAagctctcacacactctctgaAGACAAATATGCACACCACAGAGGACCTGCAAGCAGCCCTCACGCTGACAGAGGCGAAAAGGAAACGGTTTTGA